A stretch of Tenrec ecaudatus isolate mTenEca1 chromosome 2, mTenEca1.hap1, whole genome shotgun sequence DNA encodes these proteins:
- the LOC142439737 gene encoding small ribosomal subunit protein uS12-like, whose protein sequence is MGKCRGLRTARKLHSHRRDQKWHDKQYKKAHLGTALKANPFGGASHAKGIVLEKVGVEAKQPNSAIRKCVRVQLIKNGKKITAFVPNDGCLNFIEENDEVLVAGFGRKGHAVGDIPGFRFKVVKVANVSLLALYKGKKERPRS, encoded by the coding sequence ATGGGCAAGTGTCGAGGCCTTCGTACTGCTAGGAAGCTCCACAGCCACCGACGGGACCAGAAATGGCACGATAAACAGTACAAAAAGGCCCATTTGGGCACAGCTCTGAAAGCCAACCCCTTTGGAGGCGCTTCCCATGCAAAGGGAATTGTGTTGGAAAAAGTGGGAGTGGAAGCCAAACAGCCAAATTCAGCCATTCGCAAGTGTGTCCGAGTCCAGCTGATCAAGAACGGCAAGAAAATCACAGCTTTCGTGCCCAACGATGGGTGCTTGAACTTTATTGAGGAAAACGATGAAGTTCTGGTGGCTGGATTTGGTCGCAAAGGTCATGCCGTTGGTGACATTCCTGGATTCCGCTTTAAGGTTGTCAAAGTAGCCAATGTGTCCCTCCTGGCCTTATACAAAGGCAAGAAGGAAAGGCCAAGATCATAA